A portion of the Corticium candelabrum chromosome 5, ooCorCand1.1, whole genome shotgun sequence genome contains these proteins:
- the LOC134179984 gene encoding RNA transcription, translation and transport factor protein-like produces MFKRKLLCLQYHSPDSIDIHNDESFRALVVWLEDQKIRHYKIEERAGLRATDSTHWNDAFNKYLSALGYQYDSSNRTTVVDWLLGYAVKLEYADNADQLTKAAQSLASVAPAGQSKETSVQSGRRLDPESDEFKAGVSQLAKMFQLPSHGDHVLLFKAISILIEERLSSDALVKAQQEKKAAQTHDKGELIPLAKVDLGFSISDPVLNDAAKVLRLLHVAELRDLQTKINEIIVAVQKLTANPKTDQRLGKVGV; encoded by the exons ATGTTTAAACGGAAGCTTCTGTGTCTACAATATCACTCTCCGGATTCCATTGACATACACA ATGATGAAAGCTTTAGAGCTCTTGTAGTCTGGCTAGAAGACCAGAAAATTAGACATTATAAAATAGAGGAACGAGCTGGTTTGAGAGCTACAGACAGCACACATTGGAATGACGCGTTCAACAAG TATCTGTCTGCTCTTGGGTATCAATATGACTCAAGCAATAGAACAACAGTAGTTGATTGGTTGTTGGGTTATGCTGTGAAACTAGAGTATGCAGACAATG CTGATCAACTGACTAAGGCTGCTCAAAGCCTTGCTAGTGTTGCTCCTGCTGGTCAGAGCAAAGAGACTTCCGTTCAAAGTGGGAGACGTTTGGATC CTGAGAGTGATGAATTCAAAGCTGGTGTTTCACAACTTGCCAAGATGTTCCAGCTCCCATCCCATGGTGACCACGTCTTACTCTTTAAAGCTATCAGCATTCTAATAGAAGAACGGCTATCGTCAGATGCATTAGTGAAGGCACAGCAAGAAAAGAAagcagcacagacacacgacaAAGGAGAACTCATTCCTCTTGCAAAGGTAGATCTCGGATTCTCGATTTCAG ATCCCGTTTTGAACGATGCAGCTAAGGTGTTACGTCTTCTTCATGTTGCCGAACTACGCGACCTTCAGACTAAGATAAACGAAATAATAGTAGCTGTACAGAAACTAACGGCCAACCCGAAGACAGATCAACGTCTAGGCAAAGTCGGAGTATGA